AAACGTGTACGTTGCCGAAACGTACACGTTTGCTTTATCCGATCGCTATATCTTTCTTGTCCCCGTTGCATCTACAAGACCCAACAGTTCTCTTCTGAGTAATTTATTGGACGCATTTCTCGGCAATTGTACAACGCTGTAAAAGCATTTTGGAATCTTATAGCTGGCCAATTTTCCAAAACAGAAGGTTTTTAGCTCCTTTTCGTCAATGATTTGCCCAGGACGTATTTTTACAAAAGCTGCCGGAATTTTTCCCCAAACCGGATCCTCCATCCCGGTGACACCCGCTTCGAGAATCGCCGGATGTGACAGCAGAACGGCTTCCAATTCTGCCGGATAGATATTTTCCCCACCGGAAACAATCAAGTCGCTGCGCCGATCCAATACGTACAAAAATCCGTCTTCATCCAGGTAACCGATATCGCCTGTATGCAGCCATCCCTGTGTAAATACATGTGCCGTAGCATCGGCGCGATTCCAATAGCCCTTTGTCACATTCGGTCCTTTGACGAGAATTTCTCCGGCCTGCATCGGCTTTTGCACTTCACCGTCCTGAACAATCTGCAATTGCGCTTGAAATAAAGGCTTGCCGGCAGAACCGAGTTTTTGCAGCATATATTCCGGCGACAATGTCACGATTTGCGAAGCTGTTTCTGTCATTCCATATGTTTGATAGATCGGAATATCAAATGCCTTGCATGCTTCAAGGATCGGCAAAGGCGCAGGGCCTCCCCCGAGCAGCATGCATCGAAACGTTTCCGGATATCTCCGGTGGGAATCTTCCAGCTCATCGACCATTTGTTTCAACATCGCCGAGACTACAGATACAATCGTAACATGCTGCCGGATGATCGCATCATTGACCTGTTTCGGATCGAATGATTCAAGAACGACCATTGCGATTCCATACATGACACTCCGCATCAGAATCGACAAACCGCTGACATGAAACATCGGCACACACGCCAGCCAGCGGTCATCCAGGTGCAATCCAAGATTCAGCGCCGAGCCGATTGCACTCCACCAATGATTTCCATAGCATAACTGTACTCCTTTGGGATAACCTGTTGTTCCGGATGTATAGATAATCGTATGTGTCTGATCCAGATCAAACTCCATCTGAAGTTCCTCTGTAGCAGTCTCCGGATGCTCCATCATTTCCGATACGGTACGCCATGCCAAATGCGGCAGCCGATGGTTCTGTCTGATTTCCTGCACTTTTTCCAGAAATGACAAATCATATAGGACATGTGCAACATTGGCGTCTTCGATTTGCCACGCCAATTCATGTGCACTTAAACGGGTATTCAGCAAAACCATAACTGCTCCGATATATTCCAGACCATGAATCAGCTCTATGATTTCCAACCCGTTTGGAAACAACAATGCGACATGATCGCCTTTATGAACACCCATCCGAATCAGTCGCCGGGCAACCGACTGTGCCCGCTTGTCCAATTCGGCAAATGTCACAATGTTGTCATGCAGGATGACTGCTGGCCGCTCAGGAGTCAAATCTGCCCGTTTGCGCAGCCAATTCGGTACGATTGTGTGTGTCATGATTCATGCCATCCTTTCCATGCAATCTGCATCCAAAAGCTAACCGCCGCCAGATCCGAGTTTCCCATTGCAAAATCACATATGCCAATCAACAAGTATGCAAATCAACAAGCCCGTTCCACTCATATGATGAAACATATGGTGAATACGGGCATTTTGCATTTGACACATTTCAGGACTGCTGATTCGAAACTCGTTAAGGCTATCCGTTTCAGAAAGCCCCTTTCGCATCCTGTTCTTTTTATGGAAAACGAGGGAATTGCTTGAAGTCCGGCTTCCGCTTCTCCTTGAATGCGTCACGGCCTTCTTTGGCTTCATCTGTCGTATAGTACAACAGTGTGGCGTCGCCTCCGAATTGCTGCAATCCAGCCAAACCATCCGTGTCGGCATTGAATGACGCTTTGAGAAAACGAATCGCCGTTGGAGATTTTTCCAATATTTCTTCACACCATTTGACCGTTTCTTCTTCTAATTTTTCCAACGGTACAACCGTATTCACAAGACCCATGTCGAGCGCTTCCTGGGCATTGTATTGACGACATAAATACCAGATCTCCCGGGCTTTTTTATGACCGACAATCCGTGCCAGGTAGCCGGCGCCATAGCCTGCATCGAAGCTGCCGACCTTGGGTCCCGTTTGACCGAAAATCGCATTATCCGCAGCGATTGTAAGATCACAAACGACATGCAGCACATGTCCGCCGCCAATCGCATACCCGGCCACCATCGCGATTACAGGTTTTGGCGTCACGCGAATCAACCGCTGCAAATCCAGAACATTTAAACGCGGAATTTGATCGTCACCCACATATCCGCCATGGCCGCGAACCTTTTGGTCGCCGCCGGAACAAAATGCTTCTGTTCCCGCGCCTGTCAAAATAATGACGCCGATATCGGAATCATCTCTGGCGTATGCGAATGCATCGATCATTTCCACAACCGTCTTCGGTCGAAACGCATTGCGCACTTGCGGCCGATTAATCGTAATTTTCGCGATCCCGTTATATGTTTCATAGAGTATGTCTTCATATGTACGTTCCGCTTTCCATTCCACTGCCACGTTTCGTTCCCCCTTTATTAAGAAATTCCATTACTATTGTACCAAATATTTTCGATTGTTCCACATGTACGGCATGACCGCATTCCGGTACTGTGATGTGTCTCGCATCCTTCAACCTGCTTCTCACTTCCGTTGCAATTCCCGTAAACTTCGTATCCAACTCACCTGTGGCAAGCAAGACCGGCACTTCAAGATGAGCTAGATGTTCCCACCAGGAAGGCTGCGCTCCTGTGCCCATCCCCCGCAAGCTGTTGGCCAATCCAATCGGATCATTTTGCAAACGCTGTGCGCGGATAGTCAATCTTACTTCCTCCGGCAACGATTGCTGACTTGAAAATAACGGGTTTTTTTCCCATTCTTGAACAAAAGCAGGCACACCGATCCTTTCGATGCGATCTGCCAGCAGATCATCCCGCCGTTTGCGCTCTTGCCGTTCTATGTCATTGTCCAATCCCGGCGAACTGCTTTCTAAAATCAAGGATTCCAGCAAGTTTGGATATGCGACTGCGAACGACAATGCCAATCGTCCGCCCATGGAATATCCCAATACGTGAGCTTTCTCGATCTGCAGTACGGCAAATAATCCGCGCAAATCTTCCACTGCCCGTTTCATGGAATAGCGCGTCCAATCCGCAGGTTTATCCGATTGCCCATGGCCAATGATATCTACCAGTACGACATGACAGGACGTTTGCCATGCTTCCACAAACGGCCGCCAATTTTCCATACTGCCGGTAAATCCATGCAACACAAGCAAAACAGGTCCATTGCCGTAGCGTTCGACATGCAGGGAAATGCCGTTGACTGTACAGATCAAGGCAAAGGCACCTCATTTCGCAATGACTGCAACGCTTGACTGGCGTTTTGCCAGACATTCCGATGCTGTGCCACATTTTCCCCGCGATCCGTTTTTATTTCAATCACGCGCAAGCCGGTTCCGGATAAGGACAAGGCCAATTCGCTGCGATACTGTTCGAAGGATTGCACCGATACGAACTGTCCTCCATACATTTCCACCACATGACGATAGTTTAATCCGATCGGTGTGCCGAACAATGTTTCAAAATGGGCAGGCGACTGGGCTTGCGGCAAAAACGAAAAGATGCCGCCGCCGTCATTATTGACGAGTACAATCGTCGCGTTCAACTGATGCAATTTGGCTGCCAAGAGCCCGTTCAAATCATGAAAAAACGACAGATCGCCGATCGCCAAGACGAGCGGTTGGCCGCATGTACTGGCACCCAGCGCACTTGATACGACGCCATCGATTCCATTCGCCCCGCGATTGGCCAGCACCCGGATTTCCCGATCTTGAAATAAGCCAAACGTATCCAGATCGCGAATCGGCATGCTGTTTCCCACATACAAAATCCCATGTTCGGGAAGCTGGCGAGTCAACTCGGACAATATCTTGCCCTCATGCCAATGTTCAAGCTTCAACTCATCAATCAGGACTTGTCGTGTGATTGCATGTACGCGGAAGATCTGATCGGACCAATGGGATACACCGACTGAACGGCTTCGCAATGTTTTGCAACGCATGGAGATTTCATTGCAAAAATGCTCCGGATCTGTATAGATCATATCACTGGCAAGCAAAGTGGGTTCAAGCCATCCTTCATCCTCTTGCACAATCATTTGGCGGCAATTGGGAAACCGTTTCAGATATTGAAGAAACGCTTTTGAAACAGGCATTGCGCCAAATCGAAGCACGATTTCAGGTTCGAATTGGCGTACGGTTTCTACATCTCGCAAAAACGTATCATATGTATCGATCACCCAATCGGATGCATGTTTCCCAAACCGGACTTGTGATAAAGGATCTGCAAAAATAGGAAATTGCAGAGTTTCTGCCAGCCGCGTGACAGCTTCGGCAAATCCCGGTTGATCGAGAGGGCCGCAGACGATGACGCCGCGCTCCGTTGCTGCCAAGTCACCAGCCAAACGGTCCAGTTGTTCCGATGGGAGACTTCGTTTTCCATGCAAGGCTCGTGCGTAAGAAGTATGTGGCTCCATGCTTCGCTTGCCGCTTTCCCAAATCGTATCACTAGAAAAATCGGGCACCAATGGCTCACGAAAAGGAAAATTCAGGTGGACAGGTCCTTGCGGGCCGCTTTTTGCCACTGCTGCTGCTCGCGCTGCCGCCGTTCGCACATAGTGCAGCATCTCCGGCGTTCTTTCCGGAAGTGCCATCTCCACAAACCATTTGACATAGGATCCATACAGTTCGATTTGTTGGATCGCTTGCGGCGCACCAACGTCCCGCAATTCATGGGGACGGTCGGCTGTGCAAACGATTAGCGGAGTCCTGCCCTGATAGGCCTCTACAACTGCCGGATAATAATTGGCAGCCGCCGTTCCCGACGAACATACCAAAACGACAGCCGTCCGCTTTGCTTTTGCCATTCCCAAGGCAAAAAAACCTGCCGATCGTTCATCGACATGCATCCATATCCGCATGTTCGAATGTTCGGCCATTGCCATTGAGAGCGGGGTAGAACGGGAACCTGGACTGATCACCGCATTCGTTACACCTGACTGTACCAATTCGTCCACAAATGCTGCCACATATGCGCTTACTGCTTCATTTCCAGTCATTCCAACTTCCTCCAAGGGCTGAAATCATCGGCTTGAATTTTAATTCCGTTTCTTTATATTCACTTTCGGGATCGGATTCACCGACAATACCGCAGCCTGCAAATAAGGATGCTTCGTCTTTCTGCAACAGACCTGATCGAATGGCAACTGCAAATTCCCCATTGCCCTGACTGTCCAGCCAGCCGACCGGGGCTCCGTAAAACCCTCTTTCAAATGGTTCGAGTTCGCGGATTTTGGCTAATGCCGACTCTTTCGGAAATCCACCAAGAGCAGGAGTCGGATGCAGCCGTTCGACGATTGATAAAATGGAACTATCAGGTTTCACAATTCCAACAACCGGCGTGTACAAATGCTGAATATCTCGTACCCGATATAACATCGGATGCTCCGGTACTTTTACATCTTCACACATGTCTTCCAATGCAGATCGAATCATCGCCACAACCAGGTGATGCTCATGACGGTTTTTCGGATCGGACAATAGCTGTTCACCCAATTGCCGGTCTTCTTCCAAGGTCTTGCCCCTTGCAATGGATCCCGCAAGACAAGCGGACAAACAGACATTTCCCTGTTTCTTGATTAAACGTTCCGGTGTTGCACCAAGAAAACAATCCTGATCGCTTTCAATCGCAAACCGATAACTTAACGGCTGCTCCTCCTGCAGTCGATGCAAAACATTCTCAATAGAGATGTATTGTGCTGCATGCACTCGCAATTCTCTTGCCAAGACGACTTTCTCCAACTGTTGCGCGCGAATCTCTGCAGCAAGCTGCTCAACCGCCTGCATCCACGATTCTCGATCCGCTTCCTGAACATGATAAAATTGGGCATCCACATCCGTTTCAAACGCGCGCAATTGCACGATTTGCTGCTGCATTTGGTGAATGGACTCAACTGCTTCTGTTATATCATCAGACGCATGAACATACGCATTCGTCGTCAGCCAAGCTTGTCCGTCTTTTGCCAGCGTTACTAAAAATTTGGGTACAACCAGATAGGAATGAGCATAATTCTTCCAGAGCGATGATTGTTTGCGCGCAGGATCAAATGTGAATCCTCCCAGTAAAACAGGCCCGACAGCCGGAGCCGGCAGATCAGGTGTTACGATGCAGTTCGCTACTACTGCATTCCATTTTCGCTCAGCGTCTTGAAATCGCCGATTTGAATATGACTTTAATGTATACGCGGAACCTATGCCTACAAGAACCATTTCTTGCTCAGGATCCGCCCAAAAAGTACGTGTACCTTTAAAATACTGTTTGCCGAAAAGAAAAAACGCCAATGGATCGATCGGTTCGATCTTTGTGATTTTACTCACAAGAATCGGCTTTGACAATTGCTTTGCGCGTTCTTTTCCTTGTAAAAATACCTGGTATAGCTCTTCTCTCATCTCAATCGTAACCACGTACTCCGCCCCCAGTTACATTCCATGCAAAACAGACCGACGGGCATCGATCTCGCTTACTTTAAGATATACCTGCTGCTCTGTGAAGTCAATCGAGAGCGAAAGGGGGAACCAAAAAAGTATTGACAGCCTACATTCCAAACCATAAACTCTAATATGTGAATTTGTGTACAAAATTTTATAAGTGTGAGTGTTCAAAAAGTGGTCAAGTAAGACACGTGGAGTTTTGACTACTTTTTGTACGAAAATAACATTTTCATGTGATGCGGTGGCTGAAAGGCCACATAAGTTTTGAACATCCTCAATAAAAGGAGCGTTGTCGATGGGAAAAGGTATAGAACCCAACCAGCCGTATTTAACAAACCCCATTCGTCCATCCGGCGAATGGAAAGTTTGGTGGAGATTATTGCGTCCGCATACACTTACCGCATCCTTTGTTCCGGTCGGAGTAGGAACCGCTCTTGCATTGCAAAATGGCCATTTTCACCTGGTTTTATTTCTCGCGATGATGATTGCAAGTATTTTAATACAAGCTGCAACCAATATGTTTAACGAATACTTTGACTATGTTCGCGGACTTGACACAGCCGAGTCGATCGGGATTGGCGGCGCCATTGTTCGCGAGGGTATCAAGGCAAAAACGGTCATGACGCTTGCCCTTGCATTCTACACTATTTCCATATTGATCGGCGTTTATATCTGTTACCACAGCAGTTGGTGGATCGCAGCAATCGGACTGATCTGTATGGCAGTCGGATATTTTTATACAGGCGGGCCATACCCGATCGCATATACACCATTTGGTGAATTGTTTGCAGGATTCTTTATGGGTTGTATTATTATTCTCATTTCTTATTATATTCAAACGGGTACAGTTACAGTCGAGAGTATTCTCGTATCCATGCCTGCCCTGATCTTGGTTGGCGCCATCCTCATGGCGAATAATATCCGGGATTTGGACGGCGACAAAGAATTCGGGCGTCAAACATTAGCAATTCTTTTAGGCCGTGAAAAAGCCATTCGATTTTTGGCCGGCATGTTTGTCATCTCCTATATATGGATGTTTGTTTTGGTAGTGATGCATATTGTATCGCCATGGCTGATGCTGGTATTCGCAAGTGTTCCAAAGGCGATACAGGCAACCCGCGGATTCCGGGGAAAAACAGCCCCCATTCAAATGTTGCCTGCTATGAAAGCTACCGCCCAAACCAATACGCAATACGGATTTTTCTTGGCATTGGGACTTTTGCTTACACACTGGATCTAACATACTTGAACGTTGGATCGAACGGAAGAACGGAAAAACAGAAGATCGAATGGAAGACCGAACGGATTGGAGTTCCTGCTACCGAGAGGTTTACGCGATTCGTCTCTGCCGTTATATGCTTTTGGAGCGTATAACGATGCGCTGCCAAGCGCACATAAAAGCAGCAAGGTTGAAGCCTTGCTGCTTTTGCTTGTTTGTTCTTTTTTCCCTTCGATTCCTGTTTGGCGGAAATCGCGTGCAAGCCCGGCTCCTATCGGGCGGTGACTGCCGGAATGCTCGGCAAATACTTGGCGTTGCGCAATGCGTTCATAAGTGTCTCAAATTGCGGAATATTCAACTGCTGTTTTGCATCCGATAAAGCAACAGACGGTTCCGGGTGCACTTCCACCATGATTCCATCCGCTCCGACAGCAAGAGCTGCGCGCGCGATCGGCTCCATAATATCCTTCCGCCCGGTGGAGTGTGTGATGTCGACCAACACCGGCAAATGGCTTTCTTGTTTCAAGATCGGAACCGCAGAGATATCCAGCGTATTTCTTGTAGCTTTTTCATACGTGCGAATGCCCCGTTCACATAGAATGACCTGGTCATTGCCCCGTGACATGATATACTCTGCCGCATACAAGAATTCTTCAATGGTTGCAGACAATCCGCGTTTTAAAAGTACAGGTTTCTTAACAGCACCTACTACTTTTAGAAGTTCGAAGTTTTGCATGTTCCGCGCCCCGATTTGAATCACGTCTACATAATCGAGCGCCATTTCCACATCAGATGGGCTGACAATCTCACTAATGGCAAGCATGCCATAGCGATCGGACGTTTTGCGCAGCAGCTTCAATCCTTCTTCACCAAGACCTTGAAAGTCATATGGAGATGTGCGCGGCTTATATGCCCCACCACGCATTACCTGTATCCCTTGCTGCTGCAATCCTTGCCCGACCAACTCCATTTGCCGCTCATTCTCCACGGAACATGGACCAGCCACGACAACAGGCGCACCGCCTCCGAAACGAACATTTCCAATCGTGACAACCGTGTCTTCCTGGCGGCGTTTGCGGCTGACTAACAGCGGCTTTTTCTCCTGCTCTTCCTGCAAGCCAAGAGATGCCTGGAAAATCTGTTTAAACAAATAGCGGATCGTATTATCATCAAACGGACCCGGATTCTCTTTCACAAGCAGATCGAGCATTTGTTTTTCCCGCTCGGGATCGAATGCTTCGATTCCCTGCAAACGTTTCACTTGCCCAATCTCTTCAACAACACCGGCCCTTGCGTTTAACAACCGTAAAATATCGAAATTGATCTCATCGAGTTGGGTTCTCAACTTTTCTAACTGCTCTAAACTCATAGTTTCTCTCTCCTCCTGTTACTGAATAAACACCCAATTGCATACCATATGTCTTGTATATATTTTGTGGTTCCGGGCTTTGGAATTCTCCTTCCAAAGCCCGGATACACAGGCATACCGGAAATCGAATCCCGCTAGATTTGCTCCAATGCTTCAATCAAGCGTATATTTTCTTCTTGCGTCCCAACAGATACCCGAATCCACGTAGACAGCCCAAATGGCTCTCCGGATCGAATAATCACTCCAACCTTAAGCAACTGCTGGAACACTTCTTTTGATGGCCGCTTCGTATCCACGAGAATGAAGTTTGTCTGTGTCGGGATATACGTCAAACCTAAGCGTTCAAATGCCGAATACAACTGTTTCTTGCCAGACTCGTTCACTTCAATACTCGTTTGCACATGCTCGGTATCATCGAGCGCAGTAACAGCAGCAACTTGCGCAACTGTATTTACGTTAAAAGGTTCCCGAACCCGGTTGATCTCCTGGACAATTGACGGATCGGCAACCAAGTAACCGACCCTGAGGCCAGCCAATGCATACAGTTTCGAAAACGTATGCAGGACGACAACAGGATATCCTTCCCGAACAAAAGATAACCCATGCACCGCATCAGCAGCCGTCACATACTCATAGTACGCTTCATCCAATACGATCAATACACCTTCAGGAAGCTTCCGCATAAATGCAGCGAACGCTTCTTTCCGTATGTATGTTCCGGTTGGATTATTCGGTGTGCACAGATACACCATTTTCGTACGCGGCGTGATCGCTCGAAGAATCGCATCCAAATCATATTCAAATCCCTCTGCCAATGGAACATAATTGACACTCCCGTCCATCAATAAAGTGCCAAATACGTATTGGGAAAAAGATGGTGCAGGCATAACCACTTCATCCCCGGGATGAAGGAACGTTTCCGAAAGCATTTTGATCAATTCATCCGAACCGTTTCCTACCAGAATATGTTCAGGAGTCACATCATGTTTTTGTGCGATTGCCCGTTTTAATTCCGTACTGCCGCCGTCCGGATATCGATGCAGTTCACCTAATACGGATTGGATTGCTGCTTGCACCTTTTTGGAAGGGCCAATGGGATTTTCATTGGACGCAAGTTTCGCAACTTCCGAAAGTCCGTACTCTTCCTGTACTTCCCGGATCGGCTTGCCCGGAATGTACGGGGATAACTTTGTTACATTTTTTCTGACATTTTGTAAAATCTGCCGGCTCAAACGAATAGCCTCCCTTCTCTATTAAAAAAGCCGCCGCATCGCCAGTAACGAAGGGAAGCTCCGCAAGTTATAAAACGAATTCTCAATGTCTTGCCAAGCGACAAATAAGGAATAATGATTTTTATAGCATTCTATCATAAGAGTATTTAAGCAAACAATATATTTTTTCAACCAGGCTCATCCGAACGGCGGTCGACAGAATGATGGAAGGGATGTGCATTTGTAACGCCTGCCGCAATTACAAACTTCAAGGCATCCTCCACATGAATATCCAATACTTCCACCGATTCTTTTGGGACAATGATCGTAAAACCGGCGAGTTGAAAGCTTTGCGGAAGATAAACAGCAATCGAATCACAATACCGTTCCCCTAAAAAGGAGAGTTGCTCTGTTGTCACAAAACCGACCGCCTGCATGTCTGAACCCGGCAGTTTGACTAATACAACTTTGGAAAATGAACGCTTTTCGCCAACAAGGGATTGGATCGTATCTTTGATCATGCTGTACAAGCTTTTCACAAATGGAATGCGATTCATGATCGTATCCATGTATTCAAAAATTCTATGTGTAAACCAGGCAGTTGCCAGCCAGCCAATCACTGTTACGAGAAAAACCGTAACCAATAGTCCCAATCCCGGCAAATATTCCCCGTGAATTTCTTTGCGGATCCATCTGCCGAGAATACTGTCCAAAAAATTAAATAACTGAACGACGACATAGATTACAGTACAAACCGGCACAACTGTAATAATTCCATTGAGAAAATACTTCAGTAATCGTCTCATCCATTCCTCCAAAATATGCTATTTTCTTTTTTTACATTTCTAGTTTACCTTCTTGATTCAATTCAGTAAACTAATATTGAATGAATCGAACGTTGCGAAAAGGTTGTGTAAGGAAACGTGAATGGAATCGACAGCAAATCATTAGCCAATTTGTTAAAAATAGAGTTTCTGTCATTAGGACTGCCCGGTGATTCGAGCCAATCGTCTTCCCTGCCAGGCTCCACAGGAGGGCAAGGCTTTTCAGACATGCTTGCTTCCATTCTCGGGCCGACGGGCAGTATGGGTTCTGCGACACCAGCAGCGAACCAACTCTTGCAATCGCAAAACACATGGAGTGCATTGGCGCAAATGTCCTCGACACAATGGAACCCGCTCTCCTTCTTGCCAATCGGACAAGCGAGTGCAGTCAGGCAACCGCAACCGGCAGACCAATCGCTATCTACCAATCCTTCCCAATGGGACTCTGTTATAGAAAATGTATCCAATCGATACAATTTGCCTGTCAATCTGATTAAAAGTGTCATTGCCCAAGAATCAGGCTTTCAACCCGATGCAATATCGAAAGCAGGTGCTCAAGGACTCATGCAACTGATGCCGGCAACTGCCCGTGCATTGGGTGTGGACAATCCATTTGACCCCATGCAAAACATCGACGGCGGCACCCGCTATCTAAAACAGCTGCTGGACCGTTTTCACGGTCGGATCGATTTGGCGTTGGCTGCCTACAATGCAGGACCAGGCGCAGTAGAAATGTACGGAGGGATCCCTCCATATAAGGAAACGCAGTCCTATGTTGAAACTATTATGAACCGGGCCGGCTTGGCGTAAACACAGAGGAAGTTCCGCCTCTGCCGCGTGCCGCCGCAGCTTTCATGCAAATTCGGAAGCCTTTGCCAAGCAGAAGCCGGTCTTCTAAACAAAATAGAAACCGGTCGCGATGATGATATATGCACCTACTGCCATGGCCCCTTCCAGCCAGTTGGATTCCCCGTCCAATGACAAATACGTAATAAGAAATACGCTCAAAATCATGGACACCGTCTCTGGAACGGCAAATACAAAACTCATCGGGTGTCCGACGAGAAAACTTAAAAATATTAAAACGGGTGTAACGAACATGGCCACTTGCAGACTGCTGCCGACTGCGATCTCCAGGCTGATATCCATCCGATTTTTCCATGCCATGAACACAGCCGAACTATGTTCCGCCGCGTTGCCCACAATCGCCACCACAATTACACCGATGAACATCTGGCTCCAACCGAATACATGGGAAACATGTTCAATGGATTTTACCAAAAATTCACTTTCAAATCCAACGGCAATCGTTGCACCGCATAAAATGCCGATTGCTTTCGATAAACTCCATTCTGCATCTTCGTGCTCCATATCTTCCGTATAATTTAATAATTGCTTATGCGTAAAAAGTGAAAACAAAAGCCCGAGAATGTACAGCAATAGAGAAATGATCGCGACGGTAATCGAAAGGGCATGCGCAATTTCCGGCTTTTTAAATGTGAAGATCGACGGAATGACAAGTGCAACGATTACGCCAAGCACCATCATCGAAGCATTTGTCCCGGCGATGGTACGGTTAAAGGATTGTGTCGGATATTTAATCCCGCCGACAAAAAAACTTAACCCTGCAACCAACAACAAATTGCCGATAATGGAACCGGTAATAGACGCCTGTACGACTGACGTTAATCCGGCTTTGAGCGCAAAAAAGCTGATGATAAGCTCTACCGCGTTCCCAAATGTCGCATTTAACAATCCACCCAATCGCGGACCGCTATGAATGGCGATACTTTCTGTAGCTCTCCCCATGATTCCTGCCAATGGGATAATGACAGCACAGCTCAGAATGAACAGAATCGTATCGGAAACGCCCAACCAGGCGGCCGCTATACTTACCGGCAAAAGAATAAAAAGCAACAGGTTCAAAATTCGATTCATCGACATTCTCCATCCCAAACCGTTTTTTCAGAGCAATCAAAAACCACTTCAATAGTTTTTTCGAGTTTTCCATATGTATTCAATAATGAATCCGAAAAAAAACCCCAGAAAAAATCTGGGGAGTTTTTATGCGTTTATACCGTTCGATAGTTTTCACGATCAAGTTCTACGAAAGAGTTTCCGTGAAAGGTGCCGCCACCGTCAGAATCCTCGGAATTTTTCTGCTCTACGGGTTTGATCTCCATGCGTGTGACCCGCAAATTGTCCATCTCCGTTACTTTAAACTGATATCCCTCAACCGCGACCGATGAACCGATGTTTGGCGGTGTTTTGAATTGCGAGTACATCCAACCGCCAATCGTATCCACTTCTTCCGTGTCAAGGTTTAGATTCAGGTATTCATTCACTTCATCGATCAGCAATCGTGCATC
Above is a window of Fodinisporobacter ferrooxydans DNA encoding:
- a CDS encoding 1,4-dihydroxy-2-naphthoate polyprenyltransferase translates to MGKGIEPNQPYLTNPIRPSGEWKVWWRLLRPHTLTASFVPVGVGTALALQNGHFHLVLFLAMMIASILIQAATNMFNEYFDYVRGLDTAESIGIGGAIVREGIKAKTVMTLALAFYTISILIGVYICYHSSWWIAAIGLICMAVGYFYTGGPYPIAYTPFGELFAGFFMGCIIILISYYIQTGTVTVESILVSMPALILVGAILMANNIRDLDGDKEFGRQTLAILLGREKAIRFLAGMFVISYIWMFVLVVMHIVSPWLMLVFASVPKAIQATRGFRGKTAPIQMLPAMKATAQTNTQYGFFLALGLLLTHWI
- a CDS encoding bifunctional 3-deoxy-7-phosphoheptulonate synthase/chorismate mutase, whose product is MSLEQLEKLRTQLDEINFDILRLLNARAGVVEEIGQVKRLQGIEAFDPEREKQMLDLLVKENPGPFDDNTIRYLFKQIFQASLGLQEEQEKKPLLVSRKRRQEDTVVTIGNVRFGGGAPVVVAGPCSVENERQMELVGQGLQQQGIQVMRGGAYKPRTSPYDFQGLGEEGLKLLRKTSDRYGMLAISEIVSPSDVEMALDYVDVIQIGARNMQNFELLKVVGAVKKPVLLKRGLSATIEEFLYAAEYIMSRGNDQVILCERGIRTYEKATRNTLDISAVPILKQESHLPVLVDITHSTGRKDIMEPIARAALAVGADGIMVEVHPEPSVALSDAKQQLNIPQFETLMNALRNAKYLPSIPAVTAR
- the hisC gene encoding histidinol-phosphate transaminase: MSRQILQNVRKNVTKLSPYIPGKPIREVQEEYGLSEVAKLASNENPIGPSKKVQAAIQSVLGELHRYPDGGSTELKRAIAQKHDVTPEHILVGNGSDELIKMLSETFLHPGDEVVMPAPSFSQYVFGTLLMDGSVNYVPLAEGFEYDLDAILRAITPRTKMVYLCTPNNPTGTYIRKEAFAAFMRKLPEGVLIVLDEAYYEYVTAADAVHGLSFVREGYPVVVLHTFSKLYALAGLRVGYLVADPSIVQEINRVREPFNVNTVAQVAAVTALDDTEHVQTSIEVNESGKKQLYSAFERLGLTYIPTQTNFILVDTKRPSKEVFQQLLKVGVIIRSGEPFGLSTWIRVSVGTQEENIRLIEALEQI
- a CDS encoding DUF502 domain-containing protein — translated: MRRLLKYFLNGIITVVPVCTVIYVVVQLFNFLDSILGRWIRKEIHGEYLPGLGLLVTVFLVTVIGWLATAWFTHRIFEYMDTIMNRIPFVKSLYSMIKDTIQSLVGEKRSFSKVVLVKLPGSDMQAVGFVTTEQLSFLGERYCDSIAVYLPQSFQLAGFTIIVPKESVEVLDIHVEDALKFVIAAGVTNAHPFHHSVDRRSDEPG
- a CDS encoding lytic transglycosylase domain-containing protein, producing the protein MNGIDSKSLANLLKIEFLSLGLPGDSSQSSSLPGSTGGQGFSDMLASILGPTGSMGSATPAANQLLQSQNTWSALAQMSSTQWNPLSFLPIGQASAVRQPQPADQSLSTNPSQWDSVIENVSNRYNLPVNLIKSVIAQESGFQPDAISKAGAQGLMQLMPATARALGVDNPFDPMQNIDGGTRYLKQLLDRFHGRIDLALAAYNAGPGAVEMYGGIPPYKETQSYVETIMNRAGLA
- the cax gene encoding calcium/proton exchanger, producing MNRILNLLLFILLPVSIAAAWLGVSDTILFILSCAVIIPLAGIMGRATESIAIHSGPRLGGLLNATFGNAVELIISFFALKAGLTSVVQASITGSIIGNLLLVAGLSFFVGGIKYPTQSFNRTIAGTNASMMVLGVIVALVIPSIFTFKKPEIAHALSITVAIISLLLYILGLLFSLFTHKQLLNYTEDMEHEDAEWSLSKAIGILCGATIAVGFESEFLVKSIEHVSHVFGWSQMFIGVIVVAIVGNAAEHSSAVFMAWKNRMDISLEIAVGSSLQVAMFVTPVLIFLSFLVGHPMSFVFAVPETVSMILSVFLITYLSLDGESNWLEGAMAVGAYIIIATGFYFV